A single window of Ischnura elegans chromosome 8, ioIscEleg1.1, whole genome shotgun sequence DNA harbors:
- the LOC124163236 gene encoding uncharacterized protein LOC124163236, which translates to MATRPPCEQVLKIFSWRALGIYLLGVASVLSVLGTLGCFGLLHISTSTDDHATDVLDLGKESVFNSSIEADFITNVKRHNESCRIQCTTEDLRADSLGVEYHPPTGVYCKCPEFSGCCVDPHHILKPTGYVTVYREYKVTDQYKNTRLVKMPFTNPSGCECRPTDD; encoded by the exons ATGGCCACCCGTCCTCCGTGTGAACAAGTCTTGAAAATATTCTCCTGGAGGGCCTTGGGTATCTATCTTCTTGGAGTTGCGTCTGTGCTTTCTGTCTTGGGGACTTTGGGCTGCTTTGGTCTACTTCATATTTCGACGTCTACTGATGATCATGCAACCGACGTACTGGATCTGGGAAAAGAAAGTGTCTTCAACTCCTCCATTGAGGCTGATTTCATCACTAATGTGAAAAGGCATAACGAGAGTTGCCGAATCCAGTGCACAACGGAGGATCTTCGCGCGGATTCTTTGGGGGTGGAATACCATCCACCCACAGGAGTATATTGCAA ATGCCCAGAATTTTCCGGATGCTGTGTGGACCCACATCACATCCTCAAGCCTACCGGATATGTAACAGTGTATCGGGAGTACAAAGTAACCGACCAATACAAAAACACAAGACTTGTGAAAATGCCATTTACCAATCCATCAGGCTGCGAGTGTCGACCAACGGATGATTAG
- the LOC124163235 gene encoding uncharacterized protein LOC124163235, whose translation MSSSVLDLSDIFTYVGDFKRPFVEGDAILKANHIVELGVLKNEVDLVEVMALCLQTSNINGQPHEINITIRGNGKKEIQGTCSCKAGTGKCKHVTAVCLQLCKMPVEELELLTCTDMKQQWGKLSRKGKDMYRAIPIKKFCHFPPLPSNCNLPELKDLPDWANAKLDDIILKGCPGSALSKHMEERN comes from the exons ATGAGTAGCTCTGTGTTGGATTTAAGCGATATTTTCACTTACGTAGGAGATTTTAAAAGACCGTTTGTAGAGGGAGATGCCATTTTAAAAGCAAACCATATCGTGGAGTTGGGTGTTCTTAAAAACGAGGTAGATCTAGTCGAGGTAATGGCTCTGTGTTTGCAAACATCGAACATTAACGGGCAGCCCCATGAAATTAACATCACGATTAGAGGAAATGGAAAGAAGGAGATACAAGGCACCTGCTCCTGTAAAGCGGGAACGGGTAAATGCAAGCATGTGACAGCTGTGTGTCTCCAGCTATGCAA AATGCCGGTTGAAGAGTTGGAATTACTGACGTGTACTGATATGAAGCAGCAATGGGGTAAGCTGTCTAGGAAGGGAAAGGATATGTACCGGGCCATTCCTATTAAAAAATTCTGCCACTTCCCACCCTTACCAAGTAATTGCAATCTACCCGAGCTGAAGGACCTGCCAGATTGGGCTAACGCGAAACTGGATGATATTATACTCAAAG GATGTCCTGGTTCTGCCCTGTCCAAGCATATGGAGGAaagaaattaa
- the LOC124163234 gene encoding uncharacterized protein LOC124163234, translating to MIVNKAVAFFKSLTVRTISHRYRKANSDSVAVLFISILILCIDHHIPFVMNENSNGSMRKTPRSNKMCSVPQCVNRAGNGISLHSFPLDTVLRKQWGIIFRFGKGIPKNAVACSEHFSSEAFMLQQPNVLKRRLKKNALPSKNIPLRSLEVTPTPEKAMTEKRRQERAVKRRNIISRQPPSSASHDEESIGEMEVELEISSQSIEMEAAEGLLELGRERHVDRACQTDLFSLPSHKRNFSEVLRSDKDVSTLTGLASMDMLKSIIEGVELVATCNGINLQGTPYDIEDKLILCLTKLKQNMSFSALAVLFGVSVPTAVAHFHFALHLLHHTLKRYVRWLPREKIRSNLPKCFSSFPNTRVVVDCSETSVSAPSCLSCRIQTYSHYKGRHTVKYMVGISPDGVISKVSGVYGGKASDKLIFLDSGVAGLCEPGDAVMADKGFFVDKECYEMGLSVIKPPYLRKKQLTKEEGDLNSSIARARVHVERAIQRMKVFKILQGNLPWNMVGCIDKITEVICAIVNLSNPIIGRNGFETT from the exons ATGATAGTAAACAAGGCAGTGGCGTTCTTTAAAAGTTTAACCGTGCGAACGATTTCGCATCGATACAGAAAAGCAAATAGTGATTCTGTtgctgtattatttatttctattttgataCTTTGCATCGACCATCACATTCCATTCGTTATGAATGAAAACAGCAATGGTTCGATGAGAAAGACTCCACGGAGCAACAAAATGTGCAGTGTCCCTCAGTGTGTGAATCGTGCCGGAAATGGCATATCGTTGCACAGTTTTCCACTGGACACCGTGCTTCGTAAGCAGTGGGGAATTATTTTCCGATTTGGCAAAGGGATCCCCAAAAATGCTGTGGCGTGTAGTGAACACTTTTCATCGGAGGCTTTCATGTTGCAGC AACCTAATGTACTAAAAAGGAGGCTGAAAAAGAATGCTCTACCTAGCAAGAACATACCTCTTCGGTCGTTGGAAGTAACGCCAACACCCGAAAAGGCAATGACTGAAAAAAGGAGACAAGAGCGGGCTGTGaagaggagaaatataatttCTCGTCAGCC gcCGAGTTCAGCATCTCATGATGAAGAATCTATCGGCGAGATGGAAGTGGAGCTCGAGATTTCTTCTCAATCCATTGAAATGGAAGCTGCGGAAGGGCTGTTGGAGCTCGGAAGGGAAAGACACGTTGACAGGGCATGCCAGACCGATTTATTCTCTTTACCTAGCCACAAACGAAACTTTTCAGAAGTGTTGCGCTCTGACAAAGATGTCAGTACATTGACAGGACTGGCATCAATGGATATGCTGAAAAGTATAATCGAGGGCGTGGAATTGGTGGCTACATGCAACGGCATCAACCTGCAGGGAACGCCTTATGACATTGAGGACAAATTGATTTTGTGCCTGACGAAACTGAAGCAAAACATGTCATTTTCAGCTCTGGCAGTGCTATTTGGTGTTTCTGTCCCCACAGCCGTTGCTCACTTCCATTTTGCTCTGCACTTGCTGCATCACACGCTAAAAAGGTATGTAAGGTGGCTGCCGAGGGAAAAAATTAGGAGCAATTTACCCAAGTGTTTCTCCAGTTTCCCTAACACGAGGGTTGTGGTGGACTGTTCGGAAACAAGTGTTTCTGCGCCTTCGTGCCTCAGCTGTCGAATACAAACGTATTCGCATTATAAAGGTAGACATACCGTAAAATATATGGTCGGAATATCACCCGATGGTGTTATCAGTAAAGTAAGTGGTGTTTATGGTGGCAAAGCATCAgacaagttaatttttttagactCGGGTGTAGCAGGACTCTGCGAGCCTGGAGACGCAGTTATGGCTGACAAAGGTTTTTTCGTTGATAAAGAGTGCTACGAAATGGGTTTGTCAGTGATTAAACCTCCGTATTTAAGGAAGAAACAACTGACAAAAGAAGAGGGAGATCTCAATTCCTCAATTGCACGAGCCCGTGTGCATGTCGAAAGGGCTATTCAAAGAATgaaggtatttaaaattttgcagggAAATTTGCCCTGGAATATGGTGGGGTGCATTGACAAAATAACGGAGGTAATCTGTGCCATTGTAAATTTATCGAACCCTATAATTGGAAGAAATGGGTTTGAGACCACATAA